The Collimonas fungivorans Ter331 genome has a segment encoding these proteins:
- the sctJ gene encoding type III secretion system inner membrane ring lipoprotein SctJ — MPHYPSLLRKLCIALLSVVLISGCSEQLYAQLSEADANDMLAALLDAGIPASKQKDESGKSWAVRAEERDFARAINVLRSQGMPHQKHENLGEMFKKDGLISTPTEERVRFIYGVSQQLSEVLSRIDGVSYASVQIVLPNNDPLANEVKPSSAAVFVKYLPGTDVASLVPSIKNLVVHAVEGLTYDNVSVTMVAGADLPAARSLRRNAGDAWLIGAGLLLAAILAAALAFAARRYGLLRKLAPGGLRALLSRSKPS, encoded by the coding sequence ATGCCACACTATCCGTCGTTGCTCCGCAAGCTCTGCATCGCTTTGCTGAGCGTCGTACTCATCAGCGGCTGCAGCGAACAGCTGTATGCGCAACTATCCGAAGCCGACGCCAACGACATGCTGGCGGCGCTGCTCGACGCCGGCATTCCCGCATCCAAGCAGAAAGACGAAAGCGGAAAAAGCTGGGCGGTGAGAGCAGAAGAACGGGACTTTGCGCGAGCCATCAATGTGCTGCGATCGCAGGGCATGCCGCATCAGAAGCACGAAAATCTCGGCGAGATGTTCAAGAAGGATGGATTGATCTCTACGCCTACCGAAGAGCGGGTGCGTTTTATCTACGGGGTATCGCAGCAGCTGTCGGAGGTGCTTTCCCGGATTGACGGCGTCAGTTACGCCAGTGTCCAGATCGTCCTGCCGAATAACGATCCGCTGGCCAACGAAGTCAAGCCGTCGTCGGCAGCGGTGTTCGTCAAGTATTTGCCTGGCACCGATGTCGCTTCGCTGGTGCCGAGCATCAAGAACCTGGTTGTGCATGCGGTGGAAGGGCTGACCTATGACAACGTCAGCGTGACGATGGTGGCCGGCGCCGACTTGCCGGCCGCGAGATCCCTACGCCGCAACGCCGGCGACGCCTGGCTGATAGGAGCAGGACTGCTTTTGGCGGCAATTCTGGCTGCGGCGCTGGCGTTTGCCGCCAGACGCTACGGACTGCTCCGCAAGCTGGCGCCGGGTGGCTTGCGGGCTTTGCTTTCGCGGAGCAAGCCGTCTTGA
- the sctU gene encoding type III secretion system export apparatus subunit SctU, with protein sequence MSDEKTEEPSEKKLTDARRDGETSKSQDLPFAAILFSAAIGFSLGGPVMTEQLRLLLRMGLDVANAQSENFSYTDALVTAGTRGLALCLPIALLATLISAAVIAAQVGLQLAFKPLELKFNSINPASGLKRIFSMRSMIELAKTVIKACILGAVLWKTVLILMPLLIGVVYQPILGLDNIAWGALCKMLAISAVVFLVIGTADFAIQRWLFIRDHRMSKDEVKRENKESNGNPQIKQELRKLSKELANAPQKSHVGQANVVVVNPTHYAVALRYAPEECGLPRVIAKGTDDEARVIRELAALHGVPIVGNPPLARALYLVALEETIPEPLFDAVAAVLAWVDDMGKGHTTAVNPA encoded by the coding sequence ATGTCCGACGAAAAAACCGAAGAGCCCAGTGAGAAGAAACTGACCGACGCCCGGCGCGACGGCGAAACGTCGAAAAGCCAGGATTTGCCATTTGCGGCAATTCTATTCAGCGCGGCGATCGGTTTCTCGCTGGGCGGCCCTGTCATGACGGAACAATTGCGTTTGCTGCTGCGCATGGGGCTCGACGTTGCGAATGCACAATCGGAAAATTTCAGCTATACCGATGCGCTGGTAACTGCCGGCACGCGCGGCTTGGCCCTTTGCCTACCGATAGCGCTGCTGGCCACATTGATTTCGGCCGCCGTGATTGCAGCGCAAGTCGGATTGCAGCTCGCTTTCAAGCCGCTGGAGCTGAAATTCAATTCAATCAATCCGGCATCGGGACTGAAACGGATCTTTTCGATGCGCTCGATGATAGAGCTGGCAAAAACCGTGATCAAAGCTTGCATTCTGGGCGCGGTATTGTGGAAAACCGTGCTGATACTGATGCCATTGCTGATTGGGGTCGTATACCAGCCGATTCTGGGATTGGACAACATCGCCTGGGGCGCTCTGTGCAAGATGCTGGCCATCTCTGCCGTCGTTTTCCTGGTGATAGGCACGGCCGATTTTGCTATCCAGCGCTGGCTGTTCATCCGCGACCACCGCATGAGCAAGGATGAAGTCAAACGGGAGAACAAGGAAAGCAACGGCAATCCGCAAATCAAGCAAGAGCTGCGCAAACTGTCAAAAGAACTTGCCAACGCGCCGCAGAAATCGCATGTGGGACAGGCGAATGTGGTAGTGGTCAATCCGACCCACTACGCGGTCGCCCTGCGCTACGCGCCAGAAGAATGCGGCTTGCCGCGCGTCATCGCCAAAGGCACCGATGACGAAGCGCGCGTCATCCGTGAACTGGCGGCTTTGCATGGCGTCCCGATCGTCGGCAACCCGCCATTGGCGCGCGCGCTTTATCTGGTTGCTCTGGAAGAAACCATCCCCGAACCCCTTTTCGACGCGGTAGCGGCAGTGCTCGCCTGGGTTGACGATATGGGCAAAGGCCACACCACAGCTGTCAATCCAGCTTGA
- a CDS encoding HrpB1 family type III secretion system apparatus protein, whose amino-acid sequence MKMGNCSNELLTGLIELLMFGAKHNHIEPTERLLAAVHLMRPGFIELRAYDAWILIRQKRFSDAVRLLRELEQQPLRGSFGPYVSSLLAICLANQDDESWRHYANEVMSGKEDADSIELMTTLMGQAGDKTAKRPAVAQIDKSQLQFLLQRRHLRA is encoded by the coding sequence ATGAAGATGGGAAATTGCAGTAACGAGCTGTTAACGGGGCTGATCGAACTATTGATGTTCGGCGCCAAGCATAACCATATCGAACCAACCGAGCGCCTGCTGGCTGCGGTGCACCTGATGCGGCCGGGTTTTATCGAATTGCGCGCGTACGACGCCTGGATATTGATCCGTCAGAAGCGTTTCTCCGACGCCGTGCGTCTGTTGCGGGAGCTTGAACAGCAGCCTTTGCGAGGTTCGTTCGGCCCTTACGTCAGTTCGCTGCTGGCGATCTGCCTGGCCAATCAAGATGACGAGTCCTGGCGTCACTATGCAAATGAAGTCATGTCGGGCAAGGAGGATGCCGACTCGATCGAGCTCATGACTACCCTGATGGGGCAGGCAGGCGACAAGACGGCGAAGCGGCCGGCCGTGGCGCAGATCGATAAGAGTCAATTGCAGTTTTTGTTACAACGCCGGCATCTGCGCGCTTAA